From a region of the Basfia succiniciproducens genome:
- a CDS encoding FecCD family ABC transporter permease, with protein sequence MNKLNMLLGILLTLLITLAATHRLGDFSALLNPDGVLTDMRSLVLWEIRLPRILLALLTGACLALAGNAMQGIFQNPLASPGLLGSANGATTASVFILYYFSAPFTILLCGGVLGALLSFLLVYLMAKNRGSTMMILSGVAINMLLGSLIALLLSNAESPWALAELYRWLQGSLVWAKTDTLLMCLPIVLAGLFCLYSQRRYLDLLTFGEETAATMGVDPKRSFFITTLGVALLVGATIPQTGTIGFIGLIAPHLARMMLKKRPSQLYLTGALFGALLLLIADLCILYIPLFSHIYIGTLTAIIGAPFLIWILLVQQWRFSND encoded by the coding sequence ATGAATAAACTCAATATGTTGCTAGGCATACTATTAACCTTATTAATCACTCTAGCCGCCACCCACCGACTCGGCGATTTTTCCGCCCTGCTTAACCCCGACGGCGTATTAACCGATATGCGTTCCCTCGTATTATGGGAGATTCGCCTGCCACGTATTCTGCTTGCCCTGTTAACCGGTGCCTGCCTGGCGCTCGCCGGCAACGCCATGCAGGGAATCTTTCAAAATCCGCTGGCAAGCCCGGGTTTATTGGGCAGTGCCAACGGCGCAACCACGGCAAGTGTTTTTATTCTTTATTATTTTTCCGCTCCTTTTACTATATTGTTATGCGGCGGTGTGCTCGGAGCGTTATTGAGTTTTCTGTTGGTCTATCTGATGGCCAAAAACCGCGGCTCGACGATGATGATTTTAAGCGGCGTAGCCATCAATATGCTGCTCGGTTCATTAATTGCCTTATTGCTTTCCAACGCCGAAAGCCCCTGGGCGCTGGCGGAACTGTACCGCTGGCTGCAAGGTTCGCTGGTATGGGCAAAAACGGATACCTTGCTGATGTGTTTACCCATTGTGTTAGCGGGTTTGTTCTGCCTGTACAGCCAACGCCGTTATCTGGATTTGCTCACTTTCGGTGAGGAAACCGCCGCTACTATGGGCGTTGATCCTAAGCGCAGTTTTTTTATCACCACCCTAGGTGTGGCGTTATTGGTCGGCGCCACCATTCCGCAAACCGGTACCATCGGTTTTATCGGCTTAATCGCTCCGCACCTGGCACGGATGATGTTGAAAAAACGCCCGTCGCAGCTTTATCTCACCGGCGCACTGTTCGGCGCCTTATTGCTGCTGATTGCGGATCTCTGTATTTTGTATATTCCGTTGTTCTCACATATTTACATCGGCACGCTCACCGCCATTATCGGCGCACCGTTTTTGATTTGGATTTTGTTGGTGCAGCAGTGGAGATTTAGCAATGATTAA